From Brassica oleracea var. oleracea cultivar TO1000 chromosome C3, BOL, whole genome shotgun sequence, a single genomic window includes:
- the LOC106331804 gene encoding protein FIZZY-RELATED 1-like, with product MEERSSKRIKPTMEEDEEDPSSSSSQLNLPPSMNRPTVSLETQRINRLIHSDHYHSPSKPIYSDRFIPSPSGSNFALFGLEPSPKKDGKEDGPGSYAGMLRTVLFGPETPEKADVVTGFSPSSRNIFRYKTGTQRPVNSFPPFGCDEGPSVSRSPVKSPRNILKSAYKVLDAPALQDDFYLNLVDWSAQNVLAVGLGSCVYLWNASSSKVTKLCDLGGDESVCSVGWALRGTHLAIGTSSGTVEIWDALRCRRIRTMGGHRLRVGAVAWSSSVLSSGSRDKKILQRDIRSQKDHVSKLTGHRSEVCGLKWSYDNRELASGGNDNKLLVWNQHSTKPVLRYCEHTAAVKAIAWSPHLHGLLASGGGTADRCIRFWNTKTNTRLSCVDTNSQVCNLAWSKNVNELVSTHGYSQNQIIVWKYPTMSKLATLTGHTFRVLYLAVSPDGQTIVTGAGDETLRFWNVFPSPKSQRRESGIGALSFGRTTIR from the exons ATGGAGGAAAGAAGCAGCAAGAGAATCAAACCAACCATGGAGGAGGACGAAGAAGATCCTTCATCTTCATCATCTCAGCTAAACCTCCCACCGTCAATGAATCGACCAACGGTCTCACTAGAGACCCAACGAATCAACCGTTTAATCCATTCCGACCACTACCACTCTCCCTCCAAACCAATCTACTCCGACCGGTTTATCCCGAGCCCATCCGGTTCTAATTTCGCTCTTTTCGGCCTCGAACCTTCCCCCAAGAAGGACGGGAAAGAAGATGGGCCTGGCTCTTACGCCGGTATGCTCCGAACCGTGCTTTTCGGACCGGAGACGCCGGAGAAAGCAGATGTCGTTACTGGGTTCTCTCCTTCTTCAAGGAATATTTTCCGGTATAAGACGGGGACGCAGCGGCCGGTGAACTCGTTTCCGCCGTTTGGGTGTGATGAGGGGCCTAGTGTTAGCCGTAGTCCGGTTAAGTCGCCGAGGAATATTCTCAAGTCTGCTTATAAG GTATTGGATGCGCCGGCTCTGCAAGATGATTTTTACTTGAATCTCGTGGATTGGTCTGCGCAAAATGTACTTGCAGTTGGATTAGGGAGCTGCGTTTATTTGTGGAATGCTTCTAGTAGCAAG GTAACTAAGTTATGCGATCTCGGTGGCGATGAAAGTGTTTGCTCAGTGGGTTGGGCACTACGTGGAACACATTTGGCTATTGGAACTAGTAGCGGAACCGTAGAG ATTTGGGATGCGTTACGCTGCAGGAGAATAAGAACGATGGGAGGACACCGGCTAAGAGTAGGAGCCGTGGCATGGAGCTCATCTGTTTTATCTTCCGGTAGCAGAGACAAGAAAATACTTCAGAGAGACATACGTTCTCAAAAAGATCATGTCAGTAAGCTAACAGGTCACAGATCCGAAGTCTGCGGACTCAAATGGTCTTACGACAACCGCGAGCTAGCATCAGGCGGAAACGACAATAAG CTTCTCGTATGGAACCAACATTCAACAAAACCGGTTTTGAGATACTGTGAACACACAGCGGCGGTTAAAGCCATTGCTTGGTCTCCGCATCTTCATGGACTTCTTGCTTCAGGTGGCGGCACTGCTGATAGATGTATCCGTTTCTGGAACACGAAGACAAACACTCGTTTAAGTTGCGTGGACACTAACAGTCAGGTGTGTAATTTGGCTTGGTCCAAGAACGTGAACGAGCTTGTGAGCACGCATGGATATTCACAAAATCAAATCATCGTTTGGAAATACCCAACCATGTCTAAA TTGGCAACTCTGACGGGTCACACGTTTCGTGTTCTGTATCTTGCTGTTTCACCCGATGGACAG ACGATCGTTACAGGAGCAGGAGATGAAACGTTAAGATTTTGGAATGTGTTCCCTTCCCCTAAATCTCAG CGCAGGGAGAGCGGGATTGGGGCCCTGTCCTTTGGGAGAACAACAATCCGGTGA
- the LOC106332188 gene encoding F-box/kelch-repeat protein At4g38940-like — MSENMEQSPELPLSSLVTSLPDDIIVDIVARLPISHYPTLSLVSKIFRKLIASPKLYKRRTLLGFTDHRLYAVLRDRKTGDCRLYILHRRANSSNRLVVVRSLPPMSSSESYGSLGSNTYVFNYLDDCTSHTVQPISVTPQCMPEDWDGACVVDDVLYYHDCWGKVLRAYDPKQSCWSVVRGLGEFLAAETTRSQWSNTVNYGAKKLALFFPKIHEGKEMICCAEIALEKRQGGEIWGKMEYCDVVIDDGLFNILKCVTVVV, encoded by the coding sequence ATGTCTGAAAATATGGAGCAATCCCCGGAGCTGCCACTGTCGTCTCTGGTTACCTCCCTTCCAGATGACATCATTGTTGATATTGTAGCACGTCTACCGATTAGCCATTATCCGACTCTCTCCCTCGTTTCCAAGATTTTCCGGAAACTCATTGCCTCGCCTAAGCTATACAAGAGACGAACCTTGCTAGGCTTCACCGACCACCGTCTCTATGCTGTCCTCCGCGACCGCAAAACTGGTGATTGCCGTCTCTACATTCTCCACCGTAGAGCCAACAGCAGTAACCGCTTGGTCGTTGTTCGGTCACTTCCTCCTATGTCTTCTAGTGAAAGCTATGGCTCGTTGGGTTCCAATACATATGTGTTTAACTATCTCGATGACTGTACATCTCACACTGTGCAGCCCATCTCCGTCACACCTCAGTGCATGCCTGAGGACTGGGATGGTGCGTGTGTGGTTGACGATGTCCTGTACTATCACGATTGTTGGGGGAAGGTGTTAAGGGCGTATGATCCAAAGCAGAGCTGTTGGAGTGTTGTCAGGGGTTTGGGTGAGTTCTTAGCTGCTGAGACTACCCGATCACAGTGGTCTAATACAGTGAACTATGGTGCGAAGAAGTTGGCTCTCTTCTTTCCTAAAATACATGAAGGCAAGGAGATGATTTGTTGTGCGGAGATTGCTTTGGAAAAGCGCCAGGGAGGAGAGATTTGGGGTAAGATGGAGTACTGTGATGTTGTCATTGACGATGGGCTTTTTAACATTCTGAAATGTGTGACTGTTGTAGTTTGA
- the LOC106335540 gene encoding PGR5-like protein 1B, chloroplastic, which yields MCSKMAFTLTIPRFNSPISRKPTTTCSSPPSKTQSAHFSQGRFISLRRRLFLLPVKATTDQSGQVGGEEVDSKILPYCSINKNEKRSIGEMEQEFLQAMQSFYYEGKAVMSNEEFDNLKEELMWEGSSVVMLSSDEQRFLEASMAYVSGNPILSDEEYDKLKMKLKMDGSEIVCEGPRCSLRSKKVYSDLAVDYFKMFLLNVPATVVALGLFFFLDDLTGFEITYLLELPEPFSFIFTWFAAVPAIVYLALSLTKLIIRDSLILKGPCPNCGTENTSFFGTILSISNDGSTNNVKCSGCGTAMVYDSSTRLITLPEGGNA from the exons ATGTGTAGTAAGATGGCGTTTACTCTAACAATCCCTCGATTCAACTCTCCAATTTCTCGCAAACCCACCACCACTTGTTCATCTCCTCCTTCGAAGACACAGTCTGCTCACTTCAGCCAGGGACGATTCATTTCTCTCAGACGAAGACTTTTCTTATTACCCGTCAAAGCCACTACCGATCAGTCAG GTCAGGTGGGTGGGGAAGAAGTTGATAGCAAGATCTTACCTTACTGTAGCATCAACAAGAACGAGAAGAGATCAATCGGGGAAATGGAACAAGAATTTCTCCAAGCGATGCAA TCATTCTATTACGAAGGAAAGGCTGTTATGTCTAACGAAGAGTTTGATAACCTCAAAGAAGAGTTGATGTGGGAAGGAAGCAGTGTTGTCATGCTAA GTTCTGATGAACAAAGATTCCTTGAAGCTTCAATGGCTTATGTGTCTGGCAATCCAATTTTGAGTGATGAAGAATACGACAAGCTCAAAATGAAACTGAAG ATGGACGGAAGTGAGATTGTGTGTGAGGGTCCTAGATGCAGTCTTCGTAGTAAAAAG GTTTACAGTGATCTCGCCGTAGATTATTTCAAAATGTTCTTGTTGAACGTACCAGCAACCGTTGTGGCTCTCGGACT GTTTTTCTTCCTTGATGACCTTACGGGTTTTGAAATTACGTACTTGCTCGAG CTTCCGGAACCATTCAGTTTCATCTTCACATGGTTCGCTGCGGTGCCTGCAATTGTGTATCTTGCGCTATCACTCACCAAGCTGATCATCAGAGACTCCTTGATCCTGAAG GGCCCTTGTCCAAACTGTGGAACAGAGAATACATCCTTCTTTGGAACAATACTATCCATCTCCAATGATGGTTCCACCAACAATGTTAAATGCTCCGG ATGTGGAACGGCGATGGTGTATGACTCAAGTACTCGTTTGATCACCTTACCAGAAGGAGGCAATGCTTAA